The window TCCATATTTATCATCAGTTGTTTTTACAAAGGCAACTTCATCACTAAAGTCATCCGCTCTTTTATACTGTGGTTCAATTAAAAACTTTCCATCAGCATTTATATATCCATACAGGCTTCCTATCTTCATAACAAAATATGCCTTCTCCATACTTTTCATATCCTTTACTTGTATTCAAATACAAACCACATGTAGACATAAATTCAACATGTGGTTTAATTGTATAACAAAACATTATTTAGGTATATATCCTACCATAAATCAAAACCTTTTGGCTTATATACAAACTCACCTTCTTTGTTTATATAGCCCCATTCTCCTCCATAATTAACTCGTGCAAGTCCATTTTTAAATTCACTCGCTGGTTCAAAAACCGGCTTAACTATTACTTTTCCACTTGTATCAATATATCCTTGTTTATCCTTAACTTGTATTACTGCTAATCCTTCACTAAAATCACCTACATACTGATACTTGTTCTTAATTACTACCTTTCCAGTCGTATCTATGAAGCCATACTTACTCTTGCTATCCCTAAATCTTGCAAACCCTTCCTTAAAATCAAAAGCTTGATAAAATTGCGGTTCGATTACGATATCCCCTTTTGTATTGATATATCCATATTTTTCATCATCTGAAGATATCAAAGCTAAGCCCTCTGAAAATGTCCAGCAATTTTTATACTTACAATCAATAACAAGTTCACCTTTTTCATTAATAAAACCATCTTTTCCGTCTTTACTTACAAGTGCAAGACCTTCATTGAAATGCGAAAATAGATTAAACCCTCCTTTATTCACAAAATTTCCGTTTTTATCAATAATATATCTTTTCCCTTCTATTTCAACTAATAAATACCCATGGGTATCAACATTACCAACCCTATCAAATTTAGGTTTTATAACAACTTCTCCATTTTTATTAACAAGCCCTTCTTTACCTTCATACCTAAAGACTGCAAATCCATTGCTAAAATCTGAAACATAGCCATAATCCATAGTTAATACCAAATTATTGTCATAATCAATAAAACCTTTTATTCCATCAATGGTTTTTACTGATGCCAAACCATCACTAAAATCTCTTGCTATTTTATAGGTAGGTTCGATTACAAACTTACCATCCTCATTAATAAATCCATATAAGTTGTCTTTTTTCATAAGAAAGTATGACATCTCCATAGCTCCCTATCTTCTTTCCTTGTATTCAATCACAAACCACATGTAGACATAAATTCAACATGTGGTTTAATTGAATAACAAAACATTATTTAGGTATAGATCTTACCATAAGTCAAAACCTTTTGGCTTATATACAAACTCACCCTTCTTGTTTATATAGCCCCATTCTCCTCCATAATTAACTTGTGCAAGTCCATTTTTAAATTCACTCGCTGGTTCAAAAACCGGCTTAACTATTACTTTTCCACTAGTATCAATATATCCTTGTTTATCCTTAACTTGTATAACTGCTAATCCTTCACTAAAATCACCTACATACTGATACTTGTTC is drawn from Pseudobacteroides sp. and contains these coding sequences:
- a CDS encoding WG repeat-containing protein, which codes for MKSMEKAYFVMKIGSLYGYINADGKFLIEPQYKRADDFSDEVAFVKTTDDKYG
- a CDS encoding WG repeat-containing protein — encoded protein: MKKDNLYGFINEDGKFVIEPTYKIARDFSDGLASVKTIDGIKGFIDYDNNLVLTMDYGYVSDFSNGFAVFRYEGKEGLVNKNGEVVIKPKFDRVGNVDTHGYLLVEIEGKRYIIDKNGNFVNKGGFNLFSHFNEGLALVSKDGKDGFINEKGELVIDCKYKNCWTFSEGLALISSDDEKYGYINTKGDIVIEPQFYQAFDFKEGFARFRDSKSKYGFIDTTGKVVIKNKYQYVGDFSEGLAVIQVKDKQGYIDTSGKVIVKPVFEPASEFKNGLARVNYGGEWGYINKEGEFVYKPKGFDLW